The genomic stretch ATGCATTGATTAGTCTACAATCTCACTGCATAAGGTGTTGATGGCTTTGAAATACGCTACATTTTTtcgcgtttaaacccttagctaagtcaaaaaaaaaatcgattAAGTTTATCTCTCAATTTAttactaatgactaattaatgtaaagatgtgcaatctctcctATCTTTGAATGGTGTGTAGGAAATCACGTCTTAATGACAAATGGACTTGCAATTACTGAAAAAAATCGTGTCACAAGTGCAGCAAAGTTGACCAGGGCTCAAAGAGACGGTTCCAGAAGGTTTAACGGACATCGATACGGGCAAGTCCTCTGCCTGTACCATCCGCCCATACTGCGTGTCGTAGccttcccgaggtcaaaccctataagttctgTGAAGGACTCGACGCCAAAGGGAGAGCCATTCGCCgccatccatcagatccatctacaccacaccaaaggagatccaccaccatagttcatccattccatctccaatCTCCTCCATTGCCAAGCAATCACCATTGTAAtatagatctccttgagaattggctaccattgtaagaatattgtgatttcaatccaagtatttgccacaatgatttctatctttgttattgatcttgatattatgtgtgagtagtcctcacgggctgcgggttggggtgatccttgcagcgtttatgtgcatctaatcttataatacgtgtaaggattgaataggacTTTTGCAATTTTGTATCCTTGTCTTTTTGCCTCGAtttgatgatctgcaggtacccatgtctatcggattgatcaagggaagaggtgggatgagtggagaacggtgtGCTATAGCCAAACCTTAGTGACAGAAAGGGAAAAGTAACGGTACatatttagtgattcattcgggatcaacggcacaatcatctagcttaatgctttgATCTGTATTTATatgcttaataattgttattactcGTGGTTGTGGGAacaatggttggaccaagaggctctCGTCGCCTCtagctttaggggcaagagtatttacggatgtgctactcacaaatctcttatgtctattttatttactacacatttacgcttcaattatatatgtatgcatagttacaggagaaaccttaaccctggcctatttccatcattaAACACAACCCCTTTAAGAGTAAACAAGATAGTCTGGTAAATATAAAATCAAAttaactagcaagtcttgtagacgtttcctttacaccattttagcagtgatttccaaggttcgattaaacctagttctactagaatttttttttttatcatactacaatccataatctAGATCGCAGGTATCAGGTGTGCTCACAAGATGATGTAATATGAAGATATATAACAATTtgtttgactattgtttgatacaGGTAGGCAATAGCATGCAGGAAATTGTCATAATTTGTTGACATACGGATATGTTGGCCTTTCTATGTTAAGTATTTTAAAGCAGCAAATGTACTTTGATATATACTTGATAGAATCTTTACCCACAAGTGTCTCACTTTCTGACAAAGATATTTTTTGAAGTTGAAAGTGGGTGTTGTGACCGACTTACAATACTTCGTTCCAAGTGTAAAAGGGATAGATTTTGGACCCATCGGAAATCTTACTTCCGAAGGATTGAGAGTACATGCATTTGTTTAGTGGATGACTCAGGTCAATAGGTGAAGGATATACATGTCTTAATACTTTATTGATATGAAGATCGCGAGTACAAATTTAAATGGAGGGATCTTGATGAGTTGTACAGAGAACCGATGAGCAAATCTCGGTACCCTTTACCCTTTTTGGTCGAAAAAATGTACTAAGTAAATATGTCATGGATAAAAATTAGTTCACATTTTTAACTAAATAGGGTAGAGGGTATCCTAATGATGGACCACTTGCATCACTAGCAGATGGAACCATAGACAACTAACACTAATGTAGAATTTGTTGATACGTGGCTATCCCGAGCCAATAAGCTCCTAGTGGTAAGCTTAGAAACCACACAATCAGTAGTGCTAGTTAATGGATAATAAAACAGTCTACGTGCATGCGACGTCTGGCCGCATGCATATACTCACACCAGGATGAATGTCGCAATCCGGCCAAACCCAACTTGATATTGGAATACAACGCTACTACATGCCATGCCTGGGCTTATCATTAACACCTCAAATTCTCAATAAGCATACACAGAtacactacatgctcaccaacacCGCGACTAGCCTTATCATCAACATCTCAATGAGCATACTCCCGAACTCAGCATGTCGCAATCAAACCAACACTACGACTCATTTATTCAGGAAATTAGTAAACTCTATCAAAACCAGTAGTCATCATCAGGCAGGAAGGATGGAGCTAATTACTCGGATGCAAACACTCAGCTCGATCATCAGTTACTTCCATGGAGCAGCGGCGGGACGCTCTGCTCGTTTCTGAAGTAGTCTGTCGGATCCACGGCCGCCTTCACGGACGCAAGCCTATGGTAGTTGCCCATGAAGTACCGCTCGCCCCAGGCCTTGCCGCTCTCGAACGTGCTTATGTTGCCGTCCACCACCGCCGGGTTCTGGCCGATGTCGAGGTCCCGGAAGTTGACGTACGCCTGCCTCGGCTTCTTGCTCACGTGGTGCCGCATGAAGTCGTAGAACTTGGCAAGCCACGTCGTGGCCGGCGCACCGCCGTCGCCCTGCCAGAACACGATGTACTGGATGATGTACAGAACGCCGCACCGGTGCGGGTACGGCGTCGCCGCGACCGGGACGGTGTCCATGAACCCGCCGTGGGGCTCCAGCATGATGAGCCCGGAGCCGTTCATCGCGAACCAGGAGAAGATGCTCTTCCACGCGTCCCTGGAGATGGCGGTCCGGACGTAGTCGGACTTGCCCTTGGTGAAGATGCTCATGCTGGGGGCCCTGCTCAGGAGCGCGTCCTCAACCGTGCCGGTGCTGCTCATGTCCGTGAATGACAGGGCCGCAGACTCGAGCCAGGTCATCGTCCGGCAGTCAGTGCTCGTCATGTTAAGCTCTGGGAACTGCTCGGCCATCGTCGACACGAGGGAGCTGCACGTGCCGAGGTACAGGGCCATGAACAGTGCTTCCTGCCCCTGCACTTTCACCTTTAAGTTGAGGTCGGAGGGGAGCGATGGCCCGACGTCTTGCCATTTGGTGAGGATGTCTATGGCGCCCTGCTCAAGCGTCTTCCCGATGCTGAAGACCGTCACCGTCGGCGGGACCTGCACGAGCTGCACCTTCCACGAGAGCACGACGCCGaagctcccgccgccgcctcctcggatGGCCCAGAAGAGATCCTCCCCCATGCCGGCCCTGTCCAGGAGTTCCCCGTTGGCGTTGACCAGCTTGGCGTCGACGACCTTGTCGATGGAGAGGCCATGCTTGCGCATGATCATGCCGACGCCTCCGCCGCTGAAGTGGCCGCCCACGCCGATGGTCGGGCACTCCCCCGCCGGGAACGCGACCTGCGAGTTGTTCTTCCCGATGGTGTAGTACAGCTCCCCGATGGTCGCGCCGGAGCCGACCCAAGCCGTGGACTCGGACTGGTTGACGCTCACGGCCCGGAGCTTGGCGAGGTCGACCACACCGAACACCTCGTAGGGACATGCCGACCGGTAGGACAGGCCCTCGTAGTCGTGACCGCCGCTGCGCACGCGGGGACGCACGTTCAGCTTGCGGCCGCACAGCACAGCGGCCTGGACGTGGGAGGCGTCGCTCGGCGTGACGATGCAGACCGGCTTCACGGTGGCGTTGGTGAAGAACTTGGGGTTCTTGATGGAGGAGACCAGCACGTCGGTGAAGTTGCTGGAGCTCTGCGCGTAGACGAGCTCGCTAGGTATCTTCTCCCGTAGGCATTGCAGGAACTCATCAGAGGAAGCTAGGGAAGGGACCGAGATCAGGTAGCATGAGACGCAGCTCACAAGGAAGGCGATTGCTGAGCC from Lolium rigidum isolate FL_2022 chromosome 4, APGP_CSIRO_Lrig_0.1, whole genome shotgun sequence encodes the following:
- the LOC124648873 gene encoding berberine bridge enzyme-like Cyn d 4 — encoded protein: MAMLKGSAIAFLVSCVSCYLISVPSLASSDEFLQCLREKIPSELVYAQSSSNFTDVLVSSIKNPKFFTNATVKPVCIVTPSDASHVQAAVLCGRKLNVRPRVRSGGHDYEGLSYRSACPYEVFGVVDLAKLRAVSVNQSESTAWVGSGATIGELYYTIGKNNSQVAFPAGECPTIGVGGHFSGGGVGMIMRKHGLSIDKVVDAKLVNANGELLDRAGMGEDLFWAIRGGGGGSFGVVLSWKVQLVQVPPTVTVFSIGKTLEQGAIDILTKWQDVGPSLPSDLNLKVKVQGQEALFMALYLGTCSSLVSTMAEQFPELNMTSTDCRTMTWLESAALSFTDMSSTGTVEDALLSRAPSMSIFTKGKSDYVRTAISRDAWKSIFSWFAMNGSGLIMLEPHGGFMDTVPVAATPYPHRCGVLYIIQYIVFWQGDGGAPATTWLAKFYDFMRHHVSKKPRQAYVNFRDLDIGQNPAVVDGNISTFESGKAWGERYFMGNYHRLASVKAAVDPTDYFRNEQSVPPLLHGSN